TATTGACGGGCGATTGTGTTGGTGCGTCGAATCTTGGCCTGTAGCTGGATCACGCCGTACACCAGCGCTTCCGCCGTGGGCGGACAACCCGGCACATAGACGTCGACCGGCACGATCCGGTCACAGCCACGGACCACCGAATACGAGTAGTGGTAATAGCCACCGCCGTTCGCGCACGAGCCCATCGAGATCACCCAGCGCGGCTCGGCCATCTGGTCATAGACCTTGCGCAGAGCCGGCGCCATCTTGT
The nucleotide sequence above comes from Paraburkholderia sp. FT54. Encoded proteins:
- a CDS encoding NADH-quinone oxidoreductase subunit B family protein: MSIEGVLKEGFVTTTADKLINWTRTGSLWPMTFGLACCAVEMMHAGAARYDLDRFGVVFRPSPRQSDVMIVAGTLCNKMAPALRKVYDQMAEPRWVISMGSCANGGGYYHYSYSVVRGCDRIVPVDVYVPGCPPTAEALVYGVIQLQAKIRRTNTIARQ